The Daucus carota subsp. sativus chromosome 7, DH1 v3.0, whole genome shotgun sequence genome window below encodes:
- the LOC108195050 gene encoding lysine-specific demethylase JMJ705 yields MARIRGRAGYKPRPCNKTEVLQWLKTLPLAPEFRPTLEEFEDPIAYIHKIEKEACVYGICKIIPPVSLPLMKSTFFQLNKSLVACSASREGELRPTFTTRVQQVGSCPGKGYPVIKSVRESGRSYTVEEFKAKAKSLERNYFKKSSIDKGALSPLEIETLYWNANAEKPFEVEYANDMHISAFVELEKRRGGDGLSDDLNVGDTDWNLRGAARSRRCLLKFVKDDIPGVTSPMVYIGMLFSWFAWHVEDHDLHSLNYMHAGDRKTWYGVPQHAAAAFEDVIRNHGYNGEMDPILSYATLGQKTTVLSPEVIVNAGIPCCRLVQNPGEFVVTFPRAYHSGFSHGFNCAEASNIATPEWLRFAREAEMRRAAINSSPLISHIQLLYDLALSFSSRGPASMETRSSGLEEKKKGEGERLVKELFLQDVKHDISLLHSLGKGSAAILFPRDFIVGNFPELRDGLFPCLACGVLCFACAAIIKPGKVDVHNLMLADFGNIGGSGVASDIAASNWWFRSAGSAKNAVLDSGLGLMGASCSSRPPKDISSLALIAMNYEDASDSETEAREFSPVSDLAQESFPSHVFCLQHAFEVKQKLDALGGMHMLLLCHPDYPKFLAEAKLVADELGAEQISSDISFRTATEEDKERIKSAVDSEGSNLSFSANPSPKLKRKGMDDLEPAQRSKFPRVEESTKATDQEQVRVSENLPKPPEPDVVPGNLSRTDLASGSRKDKCIIQYKRTYKNKSKVKPIQEETPHDQGTDNLEGGPSTRLRPRKLNQPPKDPKHVTHKVVAKDELKTSSNRGKSAFGIQASAGSSSKKAEAKYSCEVCMMNFGSKKELGLHEKNICSVKGCGKKFASHKYLIHHQKVHREDRPLQCTWEGCTKTFKWAWARTEHIRVHTGDRPYTCAETGCGKTFRFVSDFSRHRRKTGHSGDGDEFGSKLCENENQVGDRDWKGFINDEAKFEERKSENLGGVEGNEGHYKEMKGGGEGKDGSKWSEIENEGGDRELEGIKNEAEIKERNSEKRSVVEGNVGDTKEMNEGEDKEGSKWSEIENEDGDLDLEGIKDEAEIEERNLKKMEKKGIEDEMAIEERDPDNRSVVEGNEIGSNWIEIGNKGGDSDLKGKEVIEEYEDGWGVGMISLRTMKMVGVRIGMMVLNPEKDSGSSNDENFGRRHYPLRPDVEACSLELGLAGC; encoded by the exons ATGGCAAGAATTAGAGGCAGAGCAGGGTACAAACCACGCCCCTGTAACAAAACAGAGGTTTTGCAGTGGCTTAAAACCCTCCCTTTAGCCCCTGAATTTCGTCCGACCCTCGAAGAATTTGAGGACCCAATTGCTTATATTCATAAAATTGAGAAAGAAGCTTGTGTGTATggtatatgtaaaattataccCCCTGTCTCATTGCCCTTGATGAAAAGTACTTTTTTTCAACTTAATAAGTCTTTGGTGGCTTGTTCTGCCTCCCGGGAAGGCGAATTAAGGCCTACGTTCACTACCCGGGTGCAGCAAGTTGGTTCTTGCCCAGGAAAAGGGTACCCTGTGATTAAGTCTGTGAGGGAGAGTGGGAGGAGTTACACTGTTGAGGAATTTAAAGCAAAGGCCAAGTCTTTGGAGAggaattattttaagaaaagttCGATAGATAAAGGGGCTTTAAGTCCTTTGGAAATTGAGACACTTTATTGGAATGCTAATGCTGAGAAACCCTTTGAGGTTGAGTATGCGAATGACATGCACATATCGGCTTTTGTGGAGTTGGAAAAGCGGAGGGGAGGAGATGGATTGAGTGATGATTTGAATGTGGGAGATACGGATTGGAATTTGAGGGGTGCGGCCAGGTCTAGAAGGTGTTTGCTGAAGTTTGTGAAGGATGATATCCCTGGGGTTACATCCCCAATGGTGTATATAGGAATGTTATTTAGCTGGTTTGCGTGGCACGTGGAGGATCATGACCTGCACAGCCTCAATTATATGCACGCCGGTGATAGGAAGACCTGGTATGGAGTGCCTCAGCATGCAGCAGCCGCTTTTGAGGATGTGATCCGTAATCACGGATATAACGGAGAGATGGATCCTATCT TGAGTTATGCTACTCTTGGTCAAAAGACTACCGTCCTGTCTCCGGAAGTTATTGTAAATGCAGGCATACCATGTTGCAG GCTGGTACAAAATCCAGGAGAATTCGTAGTCACTTTTCCAAGGGCTTACCACTCAGGATTCAGTCATG GATTCAACTGTGCGGAAGCTTCAAATATTGCAACTCCTGAATGGTTGCGGTTTGCAAGAGAAGCTGAAATGCGCAGGGCTGCTATAAACTCTTCTCCATTAATTTCCCACATCCAATTGCTTTATGATCTTGCGCTGTCATTCTCTTCAAG AGGACCAGCGAGCATGGAAACAAGAAGTTCTGGATTagaagagaagaagaaaggTGAAGGGGAAAGGCTGGTGAAGGAGCTCTTTCTGCAAGATGTGAAGCATGATATCAGCCTGCTTCACAGTCTTGGGAAAGGATCTGCAGCTATCCTTTTTCCCCGTGATTTTATCGTTGGAAATTTTCCTGAATTGCGTGATG GACTTTTCCCATGTTTAGCTTGTGGGGTTTTATGTTTTGCTTGTGCTGCAATCATAAAACCTGGTAAAGTAGATGTTCACAATCTCATGCTAGCTGATTTTGGCAATATTGGAGGTAGTGGTGTTGCTTCTGACATTGCTGCTAGTAATTGGTGGTTTCGTTCTGCCGGATCTGCCAAGAATGCTGTGCTGGATTCTGGTTTAG GGCTGATGGGAGCTTCCTGTAGTAGTAGACCACCCAAGGATATATCCTCACTTGCTCTTATAGCTATGAATTATGAGGATGCTTCCGACTCTGAAACTGAAGCGAGAGAGTTTTCCCCAGTATCCGACCTTGCTCAGGAGTCCTTTCCATCACATGTCTTCTGTCTTCAGCATGCTTTTGAAGTTAAACAGAAACTGGATGCGCTTGGGGGCATGCACATGTTACTCCTTTGTCATCCAG ATTATCCCAAGTTTCTGGCTGAAGCAAAACTAGTGGCTGATGAACTGGGAGCAGAACAAATTTCGAGCGATATTTCCTTCAGGACTGCCACTGAAGAAGACAAGGAAAGAATCAAATCAGCTGTAGATAGTGAAGGGTCCAATCTTTCTTTCAGTGCCAACCCAAGTCCAAAATTAAAGAGAAAGGGTATGGATGATCTTGAGCCAGCCCAAAGAAGCAAGTTTCCAAGAGTTGAAGAGTCAACCAAGGCGACAGACCAGGAACAGGTTAGAGTATCCGAAAATTTACCTAAGCCACCAGAACCTGATGTAGTGCCTGGCAATTTATCAAGAACTGATTTGGCCTCTGGGAGTAGAAAAGACAAATGTATTATACAATACAAGAGGACTTACAAAAATAAGTCCAAGGTAAAGCCAATCCAGGAGGAGACTCCCCATGACCAGGGCACTGATAATTTGGAAGGTGGGCCGAGCACTAGACTCAGGCCAAGAAAGTTAAATCAGCCTCCAAAGGACCCGAAACATGTTACACACAAAGTTGTAGCAAAAGATGAACTGAAGACATCCAGTAACAGAGGAAAATCGGCTTTTGGAATTCAAGCATCAGCTGGTAGCAGCTCCAAAAAAGCAGAGGCAAAGTATTCATGTGAAGTATGCATGATGAACTTTGGCTCCAAAAAAGAGCTGGGGCTCCATGAAAAAAATATCTGCTCGGTCAAGGGGTGCGGAAAGAAGTTTGCGTCGCACAAATATCTGATCCACCATCAGAAGGTGCATCGTGAGGACCGCCCCCTACAATGCACTTGGGAAGGCTGCACCAAGACGTTTAAATGGGCTTGGGCTCGGACGGAACATATCAGAGTTCATACAGGTGACCGTCCATATACCTGTGCTGAGACTGGCTGTGGCAAAACATTTCGCTTTGTGTCAGATTTCAGTCGCCACAGGAGGAAGACCGGACACTCAGG AGATGGTGATGAGTTTGGGAGTAAGTTGTGTGAGAATGAGAATCAAGTCGGTGATCGTGATTGGAAAGGTTTTATTAATGATGAGGCGAAATTCGAAGAGAGAAAAAGCGAAAATTTAGGCGGTGTGGAAGGAAATGAAGGTCATTATAAGGAAATGAAGGGAGGGGGTGAGGGTAAGGACGGGAGtaagtggagtgagattgagaaTGAAGGCGGTGATCGTGAATTGGAGGGTATTAAAAATGAGGCGGAAATCAAAGAGAGAAACTCTGAAAAGCGTAGTGTGGTGGAAGGAAATGTAGGAGACACTAAGGAGATGAATGAAGGGGAGGATAAGGAGGGGAGtaagtggagtgagattgagaaTGAAGATGGTGATCTTGATTTGGAGGGTATCAAAGATGAGGCGGAAATTGAAGAGAGAAACCTTAAAAAGATGGAAAAGAAG GGTATTGAAGATGAAATGGCAATCGAAGAGAGAGACCCTGACAATCGTAGTGTTGTGGAAGGAAATGAGATTGGGAGTAATTGGATTGAGATTGGGAATAAAGGTGGCGATTCTGATTTGAAGGGAAAAGAGGTCATTGAGGAATATGAAGATGGTTGGGGTGTTGGGATGATATCATTGAGGACTATGAAGATGGTTGGGGTGAGAATTGGGATGATGGTGCT GAATCCTGAAAAAGATTCAGGGAGCTCAAATGATGAAAACTTTGGAAGGCGCCATTATCCTTTGAGGCCTGATGTGGAAGCTTGTTCGTTAGAACTGGGACTTGCAG GCTGTTAG
- the LOC108195049 gene encoding LOW QUALITY PROTEIN: lysine-specific demethylase REF6 (The sequence of the model RefSeq protein was modified relative to this genomic sequence to represent the inferred CDS: inserted 1 base in 1 codon; substituted 2 bases at 2 genomic stop codons), giving the protein MARIRGRAGYKPRPYKKTEVLQWLKSLPLAPEFHPTLEEFQDPIGYIQKIEKEASVYGICKIIPPVLLPLMKTTFDQLNKSLLACSASLEGELKPTFTTRVQEVGSCQRKHYPVIKSVRESGKTYTVAEFEAKAKSFEKSFFKGSSIKKGALSSLEIESLYWNANAEKPFEVEYANDMHISAFVELEKRRGGDGLNEYLNVGDSNWNLRGTARLEGCPLRFIKDDIPGVTSPMVYMGMLFTWFAWHVEDHDLHSLNYMHMGDKKTWYGVPQDSAAAFEEVIRNHGYRAEMNPISTFASLAKKTTVISPEVFLNAGIRCCRLVQNPGEFIVTFPRAYHSGFSHGFNCAEASNIATPEWLRFAREAEIRRAAINYPPLFSHIQLLYDHALSFSSRVPVSMETRNSGLEEKHKGEGERLVKELFVQDVKHNTNLLHSLRKRSPPILLPCDFFKGNFPDLHNGKNIPLFSKHINFYCEPXLLRTXTLTLKNTDLINVSGXPDAGHFSCLACGVLCFACSAIIKPSEVDLLDSGLGRMEASCSSRLPKDISSLALIALTYEDSSNSETELEEVSPVSSLDDSSRWHVFCLQHALEVKQKLDALGGMHMLLLCHPDYPKFLAETKLMADELGEDHIWSDISFREAGEKDKERIKSALDGEGSFPGNDDWAAKLGANLSRSANQSQHTSSDVTPSKSSRSHTICLSSERTKGALKMKRLVDIEPSSRGKSPVAEESGKAPKDQSIIVYKRRNKLKVNPVQEETPPPKQDQDHGTGKSEGGPRTRLRSRTRKHPPKKATR; this is encoded by the exons ATGGCAAGAATTAGAGGCAGAGCAGGGTACAAACCACGCCCTTATAAGAAAACAGAGGTTTTGCAATGGCTTAAATCCCTTCCTTTAGCACCCGAATTTCATCCGACCCTCGAAGAATTTCAGGATCCTATTggttatattcaaaaaattgagaaagaggCTTCTGTGTATGGTATTTGTAAAATCATACCCCCTGTCTTGTTGCCCTTGATGAAAACCACATTTGATCAACTTAATAAGTCTTTGTTGGCTTGTTCTGCCTCTCTGGAAGGCGAATTAAAGCCAACATTCACCACTCGGGTGCAGGAAGTTGGTTCTTGCCAGAGAAAACACTACCCTGTGATTAAATCTGTGAGGGAGAGTGGTAAGACTTACACTGTTGCTGAATTCGAAGCAAAGGCTAAGTCTTTCGAAAAAAGCTTTTTCAAGGGAAGTTCGATAAAAAAGGGGGCTTTAAGTTCTCTTGAAATCGAAAGCCTTTATTGGAATGCTAATGCTGAGAAGCCCTTTGAGGTTGAGTATGCAAATGACATGCACATATCAGCTTTCGTGGAGTTGGAGAAGCGGAGGGGTGGAGATGGATTGAATGAATATTTAAATGTGGGAGATTCTAATTGGAATTTGAGGGGAACTGCAAGGTTAGAAGGATGTCCCCTGAGGTTCATAAAGGATGACATACCCGGGGTTACATCCCCAATGGTCTATATGGGCATGCTCTTCACCTGGTTCGCGTGGCATGTAGAGGATCATGATCTACATAGCCTGAATTACATGCACATGGGGGATAAGAAGACATGGTATGGGGTGCCTCAGGATTCTGCAGCTGCTTTTGAGGAGGTCATCAGAAATCATGGCTATAGAGCTGAGATGAATCCTATCT CGACTTTTGCTAGCCTTGCTAAAAAGACCACGGTCATCTCCCCGGAAGTGTTTCTTAATGCTGGCATTCGATGTTGCAG GCTGGTCCAGAATCCGGGAGAATTTATTGTCACTTTTCCAAGGGCTTACCATTCCGGATTCAGTCATG GATTCAACTGCGCGGAAGCTTCAAATATTGCAACTCCTGAATGGTTACGGTTTGCAAGAGAAGCTGAAATCCGACGAGCTGCAATAAACTATCCTCCACTTTTTTCCCATATCCAATTGCTCTATGATCATGCCCTGTCATTCTCTTCAAG GGTACCAGTGAGCATGGAAACAAGGAATTCGGGATTAGAAGAGAAGCATAAAGGTGAAGGGGAACGCCTCGTGAAGGAGCTCTTTGTGCAAGATGTGAAGCATAATACCAACCTGCTTCATAGTCTTCGGAAAAGATCTCCACCTATTCTTTTGCCCTGTGATTTTTTCAAGGGAAATTTTCCTGATTTGCATAATGGTAAGAATATTCCCTTGTTTAGCAAACACATTAATTTTTATTGTGAACCCTGACTTCTCAGAACCTGAACATTAACACTCAAAAATACGGACCTGATCAATGTGAGTG TGCCTGATGCAGGtcatttttcatgtttagcATGTGGGGTTTTATGTTTTGCTTGTTCAGCAATCATAAAACCTAGTGAAGTGGATCTGCTGGATTCTGGTTTAG GGCGGATGGAAGCTTCCTGTAGTAGTAGGCTTCCAAAGGATATATCATCGCTGGCTCTTATAGCTCTGACCTATGAGGATTCCTCCAACTCTGAAACTGAACTGGAAGAAGTTTCCCCAGTATCCAGCCTTGATGATTCCTCTCGATGGCATGTCTTCTGCCTTCAGCATGCTTTAGAAGTTAAACAGAAACTGGATGCGCTTGGGGGCATGCACATGTTACTCCTTTGTCATCCAG ATTATCCCAAGTTTTTAgctgaaacaaaattaatggCTGATGAACTTGGGGAGGATCACATTTGGAGTGACATTTCCTTCAGGGAAGCCGGGGAAAAAGATAAGGAGAGAATCAAGTCGGCTTTAGATGGTGAAGGGTCCTTTCCTGGGAACGATGACTGGGCTGCCAAGCTGGGGGCTAATCTTTCTCGCAGTGCCAACCAAAGTCAGCATACTTCATCTGACGTAACGCCTAGCAAATCTTCAAGAAGTCACACAATTTGCTTATCCTCTGAGAGAACCAAAGGCGCATTGAAGATGAAGAGACTTGTTGACATTGAGCCTTCCTCAAGGGGCAAGTCTCCTGTAGCTGAAGAATCTGGGAAGGCCCCTAAAGATCAAAGTATTATTGTATACAAGAGGAGGAATAAGCTCAAGGTAAATCCAGTCCAGGAGGAGACTCCTCCACCTAAACAGGACCAGGACCATGGCACTGGAAAGTCGGAAGGTGGACCGAGGACTAGACTCAGGTCAAGAACAAGGAAACACCCTCCAAAGAAGGCTACTCGGTGA